TAATTATGTTGCAATAAAAAAGTGTACACcatgtaaaattttcaatatgCAAGAAATTTATGAAACACTTTTTACCTTACTTCAAAATTTCCAACTTATTTTTCTTTCTAATGTGTATCATAATTGAATTCTTTGAAATAAGGTAAAAGCAgccttaaggaggctcgagggtataaaaaaatcagaaaaaattaaacatttgtttttcatcacaaattttatttgttaccttttgtagttgttactttatcatatggtacaaaaatcattcaaaacaatcaattcgtgttggccccagatgcgtttttaaatgtatacatcattgaaaaagttcaaaattatctcccttttgtggaaaaatgccatttttttgctttaaaattgaaatatctttttcaactcatcggtgacctatatttttttttataatttccatataagctgtacttaaactaaattattgtaaaatttgagcgatttctgtaataaatttctttttttatttcgatattaactttatttctcctattacttcaacagaaaaaacacacttttacaaaaatgtgtgcttctttcgaaggcagattgtgagtgcaaatgaacggtgaccccacttttttattttatttttctattaactttaagataaagttcatttatagaaaaatatagagaaatcctatataaatgatttagacccgcgaacccccttaaaCCAAACTGTCTATTTTGATCTTTGAGCAGTTGCCCTAAAATGATCATTAAAGTCAGATTGAATGTACTTATTTCATTACTCTGTTGTATTATACCTGGAGAACCAGAAAATACTGTGAAAGGGGGAACAACAGTTTCTGGAGGAAGAACTGTGTTGTCAGCTATGGCACAACAATCTTTCAATACACATCTTCTTCCCTAAAATAGAATATGTTGTATTTGACTTTAAACTCGATAAaagtaattgtttaatttcagcATACATAcagtttttcatgttttttatatcaagtttcaaaatcactttttgtttctttgtattTGTTCGGCAGTTTTTTTATGGTCAGTTTGTCCATTGTATATTACTGGCCTTCAAAAGGTAACTGACACTATAAAAATTCCTTTTACAAAACTGCTACCAAATCATTATTCTATTTTGCTGGGTGTGGACTTCATCCAAGCAAGCACTGTACTACAAGTATGTATCCAGGACGTCAATTTATGTCtataataaatttatactgTATTGGATTCTTTTGATCTTAGTTCATATTATCACTGTGACTCTCAAGGACAACTTTGCATTCCATTCATTCACACaataataaacttttattattaatggcactttcctttcttttcattaactagatataagaagatgtggtatgagtgccaatgagacaactcttcatctaGCCAAGTTAccatttgtaaaagaaaaaaacattataggtcaaagttctgtctttaacacagagccttggctcacaccaacaGCAAGCTATTAAGGGCCCAAAGAAACGTTTTgataggtaccaaccttcacccttatctgaaacaatagtgtggGCTGTTAATTTGTACACAGAAATTATGACATTATGGCTAACGTTATAGTTTGTAAGTAATTCACCAAGCTGTATACTTACAATTACACAATTTTTACCAATATGAACAAAAGAACCAACTTGGGCTGCATTCACAATGGAGTCTTCGCCAATAAATACATTGTCTCCAATATGAATAGGGAAAAATGCCACACTAGAATAGAAGGGTGTAAAATTAACAGCGCATATGTGTACATTATCATAAAAGTTCAGCCAAAAATCCAAATCTAATTTTTAGTTTgccatataaaaaaatcttacaaaatgtaccaactacaaaaatatatacttgcAAAGTTCTGCAAGAttcttttctcttttgtttttttttcccttttatttCTGGTTTACAATTGTTTTGTACTTTAAGAGATTGATGGAAACCACTATACTAAGACAAAATGAGTTTTTATAAGGAAAAAGAGTAGCCATTAGTACCTTTAAATCTTGTAAAAAaagtggggttttttttgggttttttttaataaaattaaaaacaaacaataatcaggcccttgtttttttctcatttgaatcaattaacCTTTTGTCATGCCTGTgcttattaaaataagtaacggctaagtatatttttattttttatttttactcattgttaaagCTGACAGTTTACATTAAATCTTTTTTCTTTGATCCCTGGCGAAAGTTGTTTAATTCGCTCTCATACCATTACCAcatcttttaattatttaatatataaacaagttGAACTGCATTCTCTCAATATATGAAAGCCTTTCAACAATACATGTGCTATAACCGTTATTATACCTACCCTTTGCTAAACTTTTTAAATGGAGGTCTTATAACAGCTTTCCTACTAACAATACAATGCCTCCCTATTCTGACATTAGCTAGGTCTCCTCTTATTACACAATCTGTCATTATAACtgtctgaaaatataaacaattatgcAGCATTATTTAAAGATATTGAATTGCTTTTaccatttataaaatatgtttattcaaTTTAGAATGACAATTGGTATAATACTCACTCAACCTCCTAATGTTTTTGAAACATAAGCCAAGAtatgacaaaaagtaaaattcaaCATTGTATGGACAATgactacatgtacataacagGGTTGacacatttttcttaaattaacaGCGTATTTCAGGGATGGAGTTATTGATGCTGACCATTTCCACTGTGTTATTTTTCTCCAGTTGCTATAGTTTTTGAAATAGTAGCCCTAAAATGACCCGAAGCTCTATTTCTAACCATATGACATGTATGAGTAAAAATTGCAAACCTTTTTGGCACTGTTGGCATCCTTTAAATTAAGCTCAATTGAGATTGAGCAGttccaaaaaaagaagatgttaaCGCACAGTGATGGCAATAGCTAACGCTGCCTCTTCAGGCCAGGGGAGCTAAAAATTATAGTTTACAAATTCATTCACATCAATTATTTTGCATTCACATAAAGAAGCATTGCAAAGATTTTCAAGTTTACAATTAACATACCTTTCCATTAATGACTATATTCTGGCTTCCACACAAGACTGATTGCCGACTGACTTTATTACCAGATGcctaaaagaataaataaaaatatttttattggtctctacatgaaattattaaatatctATCAAGAATTAGGGAGGAGGCCGGGGGGTAATTTTTGCAGGTTAAAACTTAATTTTCTGTAGATTCCAGGAACTTGTTCTGgattttcatttaacaaaaataaaagagcatacatcatgtacatacaTATTCCAACAGTTGTATCtaattgtttgaaaaagtaGCATAAGACAAGTTATACAAACAGGTCAAAACTACATTTGTAACATGCTAAAAACCATTGAAGCTCATTAAGTAGCACCTCTGTCTCACTCATATAAGGGTAAACGTTTCAAGGGCCTTCTTTAACATTAGCATGATTAGAGTCCCAACCCATGGACATTAGACATTATTTTACCAATCATGCCAATCATGGGCCTTTGTCAAGGCAAGATGCTGAAGGTGGCTTCATGTTCAGCGACAAAtgattatatagatataggaagatgtggtgtgagtgccaatgagacaactctccatccaagtaacaatttaaaaagtaaaccattataggttaaataataattaaaattgacaacaacacttcaaaagatctgcaattttattatctatgtcTACATGTTTCGCCTGCAAGGCAGGCTTCATCAGgacaatttttatacagaaattgaGCCCCTGAAGTACTCAAAGTGGTGCATTTTATTTGACGTCGTCATGGTGAGAGAAACAATGAAAAGTGAAAGTAGCAATACAGAGTTATAAatagataagataaatatagaaaattaaagtttgtatacAATGTAACTTGAGTTCGTTTTTCTATTATATGATACATGAAATTGTTCTAAAGGCTTGGCATCTAATAGGACGAACTTCCCATAGTTCCTACCACTTCGCAAGGCTTCTCTTCCAACCTGGCCATAGTTGGAGGTTACTACTTCCCGGCGCGTCGGCAACAATAGGAAGATTATGATCGCCGCTGTGGAtgataaaattgtcaaaaactgttcctttgttaattatttgatgactatataacttttggatCGTCTGCAGTAGTTGGTCTGTATAATGGCATAGTTGTGAATTCCTAGTTCATTTAAGATCGGCGCCCGTGGTACGTTTCTTCTGCAATCATttatatctgctatcatttaTAGATGTATAGGTGGTATCGGACATCTTGGTCATCTTGATTCAGTTGTTATTTCTTCGTAAGTATGGAATATTCCTTGGTCCATGTATATGCTGGTGGCCTGTAGATCGGCGCTGTTAGCTTGGCGGTTCCTTTCGGATGCAGGGGAATTtaattataggttaa
The genomic region above belongs to Mytilus trossulus isolate FHL-02 chromosome 7, PNRI_Mtr1.1.1.hap1, whole genome shotgun sequence and contains:
- the LOC134725908 gene encoding dynactin subunit 5-like produces the protein MELQDVFYNNAEYIETASGNKVSRQSVLCGSQNIVINGKTVIMTDCVIRGDLANVRIGRHCIVSRKAVIRPPFKKFSKGVAFFPIHIGDNVFIGEDSIVNAAQVGSFVHIGKNCVIGRRCVLKDCCAIADNTVLPPETVVPPFTVFSGSPGRFTSELPECTQDLMVDVTMSFYDHFKSIGGPKSKDRKR